Within the Chloroflexota bacterium genome, the region CCATACGGGGTTAGTCGGCGCACCGCCGCGCGAGCCGACGAGAATGTAGTTGTCGCCGTCCTTCACGCGCATCAGCGGCGTCTTGCGGATGGCGCCCGTCTTGTTGCCTTGGTTCGTAACTACGATAACGGGCAGCCCGGTGTCTCGCAGCGTGGTGCCTTCAGTGCCGCCGCTGCTCTCGTACAGATCAACCTGCTCGCGCACCCAATCCGTCGGCGACGGTATGTATTCTGCCATAATTATCCTTGCCTCCTGTTTCGTATTCGTTCCTGTTCCATGATTGGCATGCTAATGATAGCGTGAACCGCTGCAATTGTATAACGCAAGAGCTACCTATTGTGATGTGGCATATGGAGTGACGTGTTTCGGTTCACGGCTGCCCCCCGTCCTATTCCCCCCATATTTCCCTATAAAGCAGGAAGGGAAGAACTGCGT harbors:
- a CDS encoding nitroreductase family deazaflavin-dependent oxidoreductase, producing MAEYIPSPTDWVREQVDLYESSGGTEGTTLRDTGLPVIVVTNQGNKTGAIRKTPLMRVKDGDNYILVGSRGGAPTNPVWVYNLRAHADVQIRDETAVFDMRVREVDDEEERARLWELCVAAFPPYADYKKATERTIPVFVAEPA